The following are from one region of the Anguilla rostrata isolate EN2019 chromosome 7, ASM1855537v3, whole genome shotgun sequence genome:
- the lsm8 gene encoding LSM8 homolog, U6 small nuclear RNA associated → MSTALESYINRTVAIITSDGRMIVGTLKGFDQTINLILDESHERVFSSTQGVEQVVLGLYIVRGDNVAVIGEIDEETDSALDLGNIRAEPLNSVVH, encoded by the exons ATGTCTACTGCACTCGAAAGTTACATCAATC GCACAGTTGCAATTATAACTTCGGATGGAAGAATGATTGTG GGCACGTTGAAAGGATTTGACCAGACCATCAACCTGATTCTCGACGAAAGCCACGAGAGAGTGTTCAGCTCCACACAGGGAGTGGAGCAGGTCGTTCTGGGGCTGTATATCGTCAGAGGAGACAACGT AGCTGTTATTGGAGAAATTGACGAAGAGACGGATTCAGCTTTGGATTTGGGAAACATTCGGGCGGAACCCCTGAACTCTGTTGTGCACTGA